In Thermoplasmatales archaeon, one DNA window encodes the following:
- a CDS encoding ferrous iron transport protein A — protein sequence MSLIELEQGKKGKIIRIDGGFGFQRRARNIGLREGKIVKKIASQPFCGPIVVEVDEREISIGRGIAMKIMVEV from the coding sequence ATCTCACTGATTGAGTTAGAGCAAGGAAAGAAAGGAAAAATTATAAGGATAGATGGAGGATTTGGCTTTCAAAGAAGAGCAAGGAATATTGGATTAAGGGAAGGAAAAATTGTTAAAAAAATAGCATCTCAACCATTTTGTGGTCCAATAGTTGTGGAAGTGGATGAAAGAGAAATAAGCATTGGCAGGGGAATAGCAATGAAAATAATGGTGGAAGTATGA
- a CDS encoding Lrp/AsnC ligand binding domain-containing protein gives MPVGFVLISTAPAKEHQVYNELLKLREIVELHPLFGEYDLIAKIEAKDLEELGKIVVEKIRKIDGVTDTKTLTGTKF, from the coding sequence ATGCCAGTCGGGTTTGTGTTGATATCTACTGCACCAGCAAAAGAGCATCAGGTTTACAATGAACTTTTGAAACTTAGAGAGATAGTGGAGTTACATCCTCTATTCGGAGAATATGATTTAATCGCAAAAATAGAGGCAAAGGATTTAGAAGAGCTTGGAAAAATTGTTGTTGAAAAGATAAGAAAAATAGATGGAGTAACTGATACAAAAACCCTGACTGGAACAAAATTTTGA
- a CDS encoding nitroreductase family protein has protein sequence MELKEVIEKRRSIRKFSDKKFDVSKLINLLYLANLAPSAGNLQAREFIIVDKKEIKEKIARAAFQQDFISRAPFIVVFCANERRILPYGKRGKLYCIEDTCASIENFLLAACDEGLATCWIGAFDEDEVSEILNLPQYIKPVAIIPVGYADEKPEEKELRKIEEMIHYNGWSHNPT, from the coding sequence ATGGAGCTAAAAGAAGTTATTGAAAAAAGGCGCTCAATAAGAAAATTCTCTGATAAAAAATTTGATGTCAGTAAATTAATCAATCTTCTATATCTTGCAAATCTTGCCCCATCTGCGGGAAATCTGCAGGCAAGAGAATTTATAATTGTTGATAAAAAGGAAATAAAGGAGAAGATAGCAAGAGCGGCCTTTCAGCAGGATTTTATTTCAAGAGCACCTTTTATCGTTGTTTTCTGTGCAAATGAAAGAAGAATTTTACCCTACGGAAAAAGAGGAAAATTATATTGCATAGAAGACACATGTGCTTCCATTGAGAATTTTTTGCTGGCTGCATGTGATGAGGGATTGGCTACATGCTGGATAGGGGCTTTTGATGAAGATGAAGTTTCAGAAATATTGAATCTCCCACAATATATAAAGCCAGTTGCAATTATTCCAGTTGGTTATGCAGATGAAAAGCCAGAAGAAAAAGAGTTAAGGAAAATTGAGGAGATGATACATTATAACGGCTGGAGCCACAACCCAACATAA
- a CDS encoding gamma carbonic anhydrase family protein, with protein MKSGKNTFIARSAKIIGDVFIGDRCSIWHNAVLRADLNKIEIGNGSNIQDCCVIHCSKENPVKIGKNVSVGHGAIVHGATIEDDCIIGINSTILDGSKIGKGSIIAANAVVLPDTVIPPNSLAAGVPAKIVREDKKLIDEIRRNSSIYVELGERYLKKEFDGEIKCPACNGNMEKIASGKDFPSIPFIKIPEWIKEVDAYKCVSCGYVGLWLQPL; from the coding sequence ATGAAATCTGGAAAAAACACATTTATAGCAAGAAGTGCAAAAATTATAGGAGATGTTTTTATAGGGGATAGATGCAGTATATGGCATAATGCAGTTTTAAGAGCAGATCTAAACAAAATAGAGATAGGCAATGGAAGCAACATTCAGGATTGCTGTGTGATTCATTGTTCTAAGGAAAATCCTGTAAAAATAGGCAAAAATGTATCAGTTGGGCATGGGGCAATTGTTCATGGGGCAACCATAGAAGATGACTGCATAATTGGAATAAATTCAACAATTTTAGATGGCTCAAAAATAGGTAAAGGAAGCATAATTGCAGCAAATGCAGTTGTTCTGCCAGATACAGTTATTCCGCCGAATAGCTTGGCTGCTGGTGTGCCAGCGAAAATAGTAAGGGAAGACAAAAAACTTATCGATGAGATAAGAAGAAATTCATCGATTTATGTTGAACTTGGAGAAAGATATTTAAAAAAAGAGTTTGACGGCGAGATAAAATGTCCTGCATGTAATGGAAACATGGAAAAAATTGCATCTGGAAAAGATTTTCCATCAATTCCATTTATCAAAATTCCTGAATGGATAAAGGAAGTAGATGCCTACAAATGTGTTTCATGTGGTTATGTTGGGTTGTGGCTCCAGCCGTTATAA
- a CDS encoding HDIG domain-containing protein, which translates to MKVIVYRYGHRLARDKRITTHVALAARAFGAEGIFIDRKDEGIEKRVGKVVERFGGNFFIESGIDWKEIIKNWEGKIVHLTMYGEKIENVIDEIKKFDDILVIVGSEKVPGEFYEIADYNVAIGNQPHSEVSSLAIFLHMLNGGEWMNKKFDGIIKIIPSKKGKILSYDYIKILEKEGCSKEVIEHCKKVRNLAIKIAQKIFENGIKLDMEAIEGGAILHDVGRAKRNDLLHVIEGVKIAKKYGLPEKIVSIIERHAGSGIDEEDAELLGLPKKDYNPESIEEEIVSHADNLTSNDYRSIEETINEFRKFGEKQLKKLMAMHEKLSNLAGVDIDKIVEELKILK; encoded by the coding sequence ATGAAAGTTATAGTCTATAGATACGGGCATAGATTAGCAAGGGATAAAAGAATTACGACCCATGTGGCTCTTGCCGCCCGTGCCTTCGGTGCCGAAGGGATTTTTATAGATAGAAAGGATGAGGGAATAGAGAAGAGAGTAGGGAAGGTTGTTGAAAGATTTGGAGGGAATTTTTTTATTGAAAGTGGGATTGATTGGAAGGAAATTATTAAGAATTGGGAGGGGAAAATAGTCCATCTCACAATGTACGGGGAAAAAATTGAAAATGTTATAGATGAAATAAAAAAATTTGATGATATCCTTGTAATTGTTGGCTCTGAGAAAGTGCCTGGTGAATTTTATGAAATAGCCGATTACAATGTTGCAATAGGAAATCAACCACATTCGGAAGTTTCATCTCTTGCAATTTTCCTTCATATGCTAAATGGGGGAGAATGGATGAATAAAAAATTTGATGGAATAATTAAAATAATTCCAAGCAAAAAAGGAAAAATTTTATCATATGATTATATAAAAATTTTGGAAAAAGAAGGATGTAGCAAGGAAGTTATAGAACACTGCAAAAAAGTGAGGAATTTAGCAATTAAAATTGCTCAAAAAATTTTTGAAAATGGAATAAAATTGGATATGGAAGCAATTGAAGGAGGGGCAATTCTTCATGATGTTGGCAGAGCTAAAAGAAATGATTTATTGCATGTTATTGAAGGGGTTAAAATTGCAAAAAAATATGGCTTACCAGAAAAAATAGTATCGATAATAGAAAGGCATGCCGGCTCCGGAATTGATGAGGAAGATGCTGAGTTGCTTGGTTTGCCAAAAAAGGATTATAATCCAGAAAGTATTGAAGAAGAAATTGTTTCTCATGCGGATAATCTTACTTCAAATGATTATAGAAGTATTGAAGAAACCATAAATGAATTTAGGAAATTTGGAGAAAAGCAATTAAAAAAATTGATGGCAATGCATGAAAAATTGAGTAACCTTGCTGGTGTGGATATTGATAAAATTGTTGAGGAGCTAAAAATTCTTAAATGA
- the speB gene encoding agmatinase encodes MKFADAEESYENAKFVIFGIPYEDAEMSFRKGASIAPEHIRYESWNYESYDLRNNFDLSKAKINDAGNFSLLEGKKFVNKVISEGKIPIIMGGAHSISPFILPKDAGVVILDAHLDFREEYLGDKNSHACAARRIFEKVGKENIISFGIRSACKEEIEDAKKIGFKHFYAWDFRSQMAEEIKFDKIFLSIDMDVFDPCFAPGVSNPEPFGLGYEIFDFIKIISKKVIAMDIVEVCPPYDDGRTSLLAARIIRDFISFKNF; translated from the coding sequence ATGAAATTTGCTGATGCCGAAGAAAGCTATGAAAATGCAAAATTTGTTATTTTTGGTATACCATATGAAGACGCTGAAATGTCATTCAGAAAAGGTGCATCAATTGCTCCAGAACATATAAGATACGAAAGCTGGAATTATGAGAGTTACGATTTAAGAAATAATTTTGATTTAAGCAAAGCAAAAATAAATGATGCTGGAAATTTTAGCCTTTTAGAAGGAAAAAAATTTGTAAACAAAGTAATATCTGAAGGAAAAATCCCTATTATAATGGGAGGAGCCCATTCAATTTCACCTTTTATCCTGCCGAAAGATGCAGGAGTTGTTATATTAGATGCTCATCTTGATTTTAGAGAAGAATATCTGGGCGATAAAAATAGCCATGCATGCGCCGCCCGCAGAATTTTTGAGAAAGTTGGGAAAGAAAATATTATATCTTTTGGCATTAGGTCTGCTTGCAAGGAGGAAATTGAGGACGCAAAAAAAATCGGCTTTAAACATTTTTATGCATGGGATTTTAGGTCGCAAATGGCTGAAGAAATTAAATTTGACAAAATTTTTTTAAGCATTGATATGGATGTTTTTGACCCTTGCTTCGCTCCAGGCGTGAGCAATCCAGAACCTTTCGGGCTTGGCTATGAAATTTTTGATTTTATAAAGATTATTTCAAAAAAAGTAATTGCGATGGATATTGTAGAAGTTTGTCCCCCATATGATGATGGAAGAACATCTTTACTTGCAGCAAGAATTATAAGAGATTTTATATCATTTAAGAATTTTTAG
- a CDS encoding translation initiation factor IF-5A yields the protein MKEMAEVRELKENRYIIIDEEPCKILSIATSKPGKHGEAKARIDAVGIFDNQKRSVIYPVKHKVAIPIIEKKTAQVISVRGDKVQLMDMETYETFDMDIPEEFKGKIEEGKEIEYLQAMGKKKITRI from the coding sequence ATGAAGGAAATGGCTGAAGTAAGAGAACTCAAGGAGAATAGATATATAATTATTGATGAAGAACCTTGCAAGATTTTGAGTATTGCAACTTCAAAACCAGGGAAGCATGGAGAGGCAAAGGCAAGGATAGATGCAGTTGGAATATTTGACAATCAAAAGAGAAGCGTAATATATCCAGTGAAGCATAAAGTTGCAATTCCGATAATTGAGAAAAAAACTGCGCAGGTTATATCTGTAAGAGGGGACAAGGTACAGCTTATGGATATGGAAACATATGAAACATTTGATATGGACATACCAGAAGAATTCAAGGGAAAAATAGAGGAAGGGAAAGAAATAGAATATCTGCAGGCAATGGGTAAGAAAAAAATTACAAGAATATGA
- a CDS encoding type II/IV secretion system ATPase subunit, with product MVYRIIKEGGANVVEVDCHSCKYSSSLSDENCRKELLEIIGKEGKIDRIKLNHYFVKIIEGESLSMLFEISKFIEKISSMKLNYCSDCIFSKEINSAIEKSKEDPLKSFLNLLNFFYKLKKPFILKKEECAKCRDENFEKLSNIIKNFEKIKHFSYDGIRAYIRPIFFDTSIEFTPPNDAIFIKSYEIKKERSSIKVSLYELKRKAEKLYFIIPPEYNISLEELKILIKAKEKLSKHRPSDISFMDPERAREYFYRFGKEKIMEIAESIKYKIDSRRIDFLAETFAKYTSGFGILEDLLADKTIQDIYINAPVSYNPLHIVANGEEYVTNIYFSENDIEAFSSRLRSLSGRGFSEAAPVMDVGLPEYGSRITAISPPITPKGIAFAIRRHASELWTLPKFISCKMLSSLAAGLLSFLVDGQATILIAGSRGAGKTSLLSSLMLEIPQRYRILTIEDTPELPVDELQRLGYKIQSLLTKSAVGSDGIDEKTAIKTALRLGESVIILGEVRGEEAKILFEAMRIGAAGNLVMGTIHGSTSRDVFDRIVYDIGVPPVSFKATDIVVIASPIRAGGGIERMRRVIQVSEVSKLWEKEDVDKIFSDIMRYDYSKDVLEATDLFYMGQSEIIGRIARKWGMSMEDAIENIKMRARMKEKIVEIGRTDARFIRDANNFYWSLLEENKNFYEIEEKWNEWIKNAI from the coding sequence ATGGTTTATAGGATTATAAAAGAAGGGGGAGCAAATGTAGTTGAAGTAGATTGCCATTCATGCAAATATTCCTCTTCGCTTTCAGATGAAAATTGCAGAAAGGAATTGCTTGAAATAATAGGTAAAGAAGGAAAAATTGATAGAATAAAATTAAATCATTATTTTGTAAAGATAATAGAAGGTGAATCGCTTTCAATGCTTTTCGAAATTTCAAAATTTATTGAAAAAATATCTTCCATGAAACTAAATTATTGCAGTGATTGCATTTTTAGTAAGGAGATTAATTCAGCAATAGAAAAAAGCAAGGAGGATCCCTTAAAATCTTTTCTCAATCTTTTAAACTTTTTTTACAAATTAAAAAAACCATTTATTTTAAAAAAGGAAGAATGTGCAAAATGCAGAGATGAAAATTTTGAAAAATTGAGTAATATAATAAAAAATTTTGAGAAAATTAAACATTTCTCTTATGATGGCATAAGAGCTTATATAAGACCGATATTCTTTGATACATCAATCGAATTTACTCCTCCAAATGATGCGATTTTTATAAAAAGTTATGAAATAAAAAAAGAAAGAAGCAGTATAAAGGTTTCCCTATATGAACTCAAGAGGAAAGCGGAAAAATTGTATTTTATAATTCCACCAGAGTACAATATCAGCTTGGAGGAACTTAAAATACTTATTAAAGCAAAGGAAAAGCTCTCAAAGCATCGCCCATCAGACATTTCATTTATGGATCCTGAAAGAGCAAGAGAATATTTTTACAGATTTGGGAAAGAAAAAATAATGGAAATAGCAGAAAGTATTAAATATAAAATTGATAGCAGGAGAATAGATTTTCTTGCTGAGACATTTGCAAAATATACATCTGGCTTTGGAATACTTGAAGATTTGTTAGCTGATAAAACAATACAAGATATTTATATAAATGCTCCTGTAAGCTATAATCCATTGCATATTGTTGCAAATGGAGAGGAATATGTAACAAACATCTATTTTTCAGAAAATGATATTGAAGCATTCTCATCGCGTCTGAGAAGTTTGAGTGGGAGGGGCTTTTCGGAAGCGGCCCCAGTAATGGATGTTGGGCTTCCCGAATATGGCTCACGCATTACCGCAATTTCCCCTCCAATAACACCCAAAGGCATAGCATTTGCAATAAGGAGGCATGCATCTGAGTTATGGACATTGCCAAAATTTATTTCATGCAAGATGCTCTCATCTCTTGCTGCTGGCTTGCTGAGTTTTCTTGTTGATGGGCAGGCAACGATTTTGATCGCTGGTTCAAGGGGGGCGGGGAAAACATCCCTCCTCTCCTCTCTTATGCTTGAGATACCTCAGAGATACAGAATTCTTACTATAGAGGATACGCCAGAGTTGCCAGTTGATGAGCTCCAGAGGCTCGGTTATAAAATTCAATCTTTGCTTACAAAATCTGCGGTGGGCAGTGATGGCATAGATGAGAAAACTGCAATAAAAACCGCTCTGAGGCTTGGTGAATCTGTTATAATCCTCGGGGAAGTTCGTGGTGAGGAAGCAAAAATTTTGTTTGAAGCAATGAGGATAGGGGCTGCTGGAAATTTAGTCATGGGAACAATTCATGGCTCAACATCAAGAGATGTTTTTGATAGAATTGTTTATGATATCGGTGTTCCACCTGTTTCATTCAAAGCAACAGATATAGTTGTTATTGCCTCACCCATCAGGGCTGGAGGAGGGATTGAAAGAATGAGAAGGGTTATTCAGGTATCTGAAGTAAGCAAGCTCTGGGAAAAAGAAGATGTTGATAAAATTTTTTCAGATATAATGAGATATGATTATTCAAAAGATGTGCTTGAAGCGACTGATCTATTTTATATGGGACAGTCAGAGATAATAGGGAGAATAGCAAGGAAATGGGGAATGAGCATGGAAGATGCAATAGAAAATATAAAGATGAGGGCAAGGATGAAGGAAAAAATTGTTGAAATTGGAAGAACTGATGCGAGATTTATAAGGGATGCAAACAATTTCTATTGGTCATTGCTGGAAGAAAATAAAAATTTTTATGAAATCGAAGAGAAATGGAATGAGTGGATAAAAAATGCAATTTGA
- a CDS encoding ATP-binding protein translates to MDKKYILGRRDANEKSSLNIGRYYALDGSLGAPVYLDVSKPHVIFLCGKRGYGKSYTIGVFLEEFCSLDEEIRRNISFIVADTLGIFWTSIFPNKREVENLKRWGIEASGIEIEIFTSPELASYYRKFGIKANEISISASALKTFHWCRLFGISPQSMEGIAISRATGEMEGKYGIEDIMENIKNDKEISKETKMACINFFVMAKNLKIFAKDGINLSDIAKRGKISIIDLSPYDESIKEVILSILGEIIFYERIIERKKDEEREMGIEKFEQSLPFIWLAIDEAHIFLPKEDKITKDVFVKRWLRQGRQPGLSLILAAQRVGSMDSEVLAHADIIICHRLTSQEDIEAMSNVRPTYMRESIGEVIKKMGSEKGVALIVDDVTEVSHLVKIRPRKSWHGGGEPAYINHQAGEYE, encoded by the coding sequence ATGGATAAAAAATACATTTTAGGGAGGAGAGATGCAAATGAAAAATCTTCTTTAAATATTGGAAGATATTATGCGCTTGATGGCTCGCTTGGGGCGCCAGTATATTTGGATGTTTCAAAACCTCATGTAATTTTTTTGTGCGGGAAAAGAGGATATGGAAAATCATATACCATTGGAGTTTTTCTAGAAGAATTCTGCTCGCTTGATGAAGAAATAAGAAGAAACATTTCTTTTATTGTTGCGGATACGCTTGGAATTTTCTGGACAAGTATTTTTCCCAATAAAAGAGAGGTTGAGAACTTGAAAAGATGGGGAATTGAAGCAAGTGGGATAGAAATTGAGATTTTTACTTCTCCTGAATTGGCTAGCTATTACAGAAAATTTGGAATAAAAGCAAATGAAATTTCAATATCAGCTTCAGCCCTTAAGACATTTCACTGGTGCAGACTTTTTGGAATTTCTCCTCAATCCATGGAAGGAATTGCAATATCAAGAGCAACAGGTGAAATGGAAGGGAAATATGGGATAGAAGATATAATGGAAAATATAAAAAATGATAAGGAAATAAGCAAGGAGACAAAGATGGCTTGTATAAATTTTTTTGTTATGGCAAAAAATTTGAAAATATTTGCAAAGGATGGAATAAATTTATCTGATATAGCAAAAAGAGGAAAAATCTCTATAATTGATTTAAGCCCATATGATGAAAGTATAAAGGAAGTTATTTTAAGCATTTTAGGGGAAATTATTTTTTATGAAAGAATTATTGAAAGAAAAAAAGATGAGGAAAGAGAGATGGGGATTGAGAAATTTGAGCAAAGCTTACCTTTCATATGGCTTGCAATAGATGAGGCGCACATTTTTCTTCCAAAAGAGGATAAGATTACTAAGGATGTTTTTGTTAAGAGATGGCTCCGCCAGGGGCGCCAGCCTGGCTTGAGCCTAATTTTGGCTGCTCAAAGGGTTGGTTCAATGGATAGTGAGGTTTTAGCTCATGCCGATATAATAATTTGCCATCGGCTTACCTCGCAGGAAGATATAGAGGCGATGAGTAATGTGAGGCCCACCTATATGAGGGAAAGCATAGGAGAGGTAATTAAAAAAATGGGGAGCGAGAAAGGAGTTGCGCTGATAGTTGATGATGTAACTGAAGTAAGTCATTTAGTAAAGATAAGACCGAGGAAAAGCTGGCACGGAGGAGGAGAGCCAGCATATATCAATCATCAAGCAGGAGAATATGAATAA
- a CDS encoding FAD/NAD(P)-binding protein: MNPFTPLKGKIIENRTINDKKFLRVETENFSFIPGQFVEISIAGVGEFPISICSPPYEKNFFEVCIRKVGRVTSFLYNNKIDYLLYRGPFGNGFPMKKLEGKNIVVIIGGLGILPLRSFIKEAIHSKIYNQMKILYGARSRDDLLFAEEIEEWKNYAEVYKIFEKEGMKRGFVTELIDEIVFDGKEYILICGPPAMFKPVIEKALKMGADEEKIYVSVERRMKCGIGKCGHCIIGSYYSCIDGPVFEYAKYKHAIL; encoded by the coding sequence ATGAATCCATTTACGCCATTGAAGGGAAAAATAATTGAAAATAGGACAATAAATGATAAAAAATTTTTAAGAGTTGAGACAGAAAACTTTAGCTTTATTCCTGGCCAGTTTGTTGAAATATCAATTGCTGGAGTTGGTGAATTTCCAATATCAATATGTTCCCCTCCATATGAAAAAAATTTTTTTGAAGTTTGCATAAGAAAAGTTGGAAGGGTAACTTCTTTTCTTTATAATAATAAAATTGATTATCTTCTTTATAGAGGTCCTTTCGGAAATGGTTTTCCCATGAAAAAATTAGAGGGAAAGAATATTGTTGTAATCATAGGTGGGCTTGGAATACTGCCTTTAAGAAGCTTCATAAAAGAAGCCATTCATTCAAAAATTTACAATCAAATGAAAATTCTATATGGCGCAAGAAGCAGGGATGATTTACTATTTGCTGAGGAAATTGAGGAATGGAAAAATTATGCTGAAGTATATAAAATTTTTGAGAAAGAAGGGATGAAAAGAGGATTTGTAACTGAGTTGATTGATGAAATTGTTTTTGATGGAAAAGAATATATTCTTATATGCGGCCCCCCTGCGATGTTTAAGCCAGTTATAGAAAAAGCTTTAAAGATGGGAGCAGATGAAGAGAAAATATATGTGTCTGTTGAGAGAAGGATGAAATGCGGAATTGGAAAATGCGGGCATTGCATTATTGGAAGCTATTATTCCTGCATCGATGGGCCTGTTTTTGAATATGCTAAATATAAGCATGCCATTTTATAG
- a CDS encoding 4Fe-4S binding protein gives MFLYKQFPVSIDQEKCSKCRICVSICNCFSYNKDTNTVLVNNISCKGCGVCVASCPSSAIHHLQDDSFFYLSEKAEVNKFECEKCLYEFFEDEDSIIFCERRFDMGVAIKKFCEGKSIKVKKCIFSDEISSDEKLKKFSKVIHLFGVKND, from the coding sequence ATGTTTCTTTATAAACAATTTCCAGTTTCAATAGACCAAGAAAAATGTTCAAAATGCAGGATATGTGTCTCAATATGCAATTGCTTTTCATATAACAAAGATACAAATACTGTTTTGGTTAATAATATTTCATGCAAGGGTTGCGGCGTCTGCGTTGCCTCCTGCCCTTCTTCCGCTATCCATCATTTGCAGGATGATTCCTTTTTCTATTTATCTGAAAAGGCGGAGGTGAATAAATTTGAGTGTGAAAAATGCCTTTATGAATTTTTTGAAGACGAAGATTCGATAATTTTTTGCGAAAGAAGATTTGATATGGGAGTTGCTATTAAAAAATTTTGCGAGGGGAAAAGCATAAAGGTTAAAAAATGTATTTTTTCAGATGAAATTTCAAGTGATGAAAAATTAAAGAAATTTTCAAAAGTTATTCATTTGTTTGGTGTTAAAAATGATTGA
- a CDS encoding (Fe-S)-binding protein: MIEDIINSSKAYYCVECRKCSSACPVTRGYGKFSPANIVERSLISLEDEIIYSYDIWKCLTCGICEEICPSGVDFLSFMKEIRKIARENKNFGIPAHENIFEEISCLFDKNDISLKMENVETDDKSKILYFAGCLPVYDAFFGEIGFSGRSIAENTIKILNHFDVIPAVLFSCCGHDALWNGNKEIFEKLKGKNMEKIKGFEKIIFSCPECYRTFKFDYKLNIEMMHISEFLAKNSLEGNLNKTCTFHDSCRLGRHLGIYEEPRIALRKIGYEIKEMEHSKEKSICCSTSCWMACDWKAEEIRKERLTEAEELAKLLITTCPKCKIHFLCTMSHEKYNLEVKDLVEVIGEAI; the protein is encoded by the coding sequence ATGATTGAAGATATAATAAACAGCAGTAAAGCATATTATTGCGTTGAATGCAGAAAATGTAGCTCAGCATGCCCAGTTACAAGAGGTTATGGGAAGTTTTCCCCAGCAAATATAGTAGAACGCTCCCTTATCAGCTTGGAAGATGAAATAATTTATTCCTATGATATATGGAAATGCCTTACTTGTGGAATTTGTGAAGAAATATGCCCATCTGGCGTAGATTTTTTAAGCTTTATGAAGGAAATAAGAAAAATTGCGAGAGAAAATAAAAATTTTGGAATTCCAGCCCATGAAAATATTTTTGAGGAAATATCTTGCCTGTTTGATAAAAATGATATATCTTTAAAAATGGAGAATGTTGAAACAGATGATAAGTCAAAAATTCTCTATTTTGCTGGATGCTTGCCAGTATATGATGCATTTTTTGGAGAAATTGGATTCAGTGGAAGATCAATTGCGGAAAATACGATTAAAATTTTGAACCATTTTGATGTTATTCCAGCTGTATTGTTTTCATGTTGCGGGCACGATGCCTTATGGAACGGAAATAAAGAAATTTTTGAAAAATTGAAAGGAAAAAATATGGAAAAAATTAAAGGTTTTGAAAAAATAATATTTTCTTGCCCTGAATGTTACAGAACCTTTAAATTTGATTATAAACTAAATATTGAAATGATGCATATCTCTGAATTTCTTGCAAAAAATTCTTTAGAAGGAAATTTAAATAAAACATGCACATTTCATGATTCATGCAGGCTCGGGCGCCATCTTGGGATTTATGAGGAGCCAAGAATTGCGCTGAGAAAAATTGGATATGAAATAAAGGAAATGGAGCATTCAAAAGAAAAATCAATTTGCTGCTCAACTTCTTGTTGGATGGCATGCGACTGGAAAGCGGAAGAAATAAGAAAAGAAAGGCTCACTGAAGCGGAAGAGCTGGCTAAATTGCTCATCACTACTTGCCCGAAATGCAAAATTCATTTCCTATGCACAATGAGCCATGAAAAATATAATCTTGAAGTAAAGGATTTGGTTGAGGTAATTGGAGAAGCAATATGA